The genome window AGGTAGTTTTATAATCAAGAAAACAGAATCACAAAACTCATTAGTGCACCCTTTAATATCATCTTTCTTAGGCTGGAAATCAATCTGCTACCCTCAGAGAAAGGGGATGGATAACAAGGATGATGAGTGGATTCCTCAATCAGATGGCATCCTGATACTCAATTTTATTGGGTGCTCCTGGAGTAACCTAGGTCAGATTGGTTGCACCATGGCCATTTTAGAGGTTATAGTGGGGATCAAAGCTTCCTCAAAGTCTATTGATTTTAGACTAGCATTTACTGAAAGTCATGAAAGAGGCCAAATCACTATGCCTCTGACCTTGCGGTTAAGGGGGCTTATTGATCATTCTTTCTTGAATGACCCTTGGTTGCACTCTTATTTGGAACAGCTAGATCAAAAAATCAGGAAGCCTATATGCTAGCCAAGAGAGGAGCCACAGCTTTCATTTGCTTCACTAGGGATCATTGACCCCCTTGAGTCAATTTCATAATGACCTTCATGGGGCTTTGAGCAGGTGTTTTAACTTAATTgattcctctattttttctctcctcCTTGCAACTATATTAGTTAGAAGAACCACATAAGATGGCAATCCACACATATGATGTcataaatgaatgaaaacacAATGCCTTACCTCATCTCAACATTTGAAGTAGGATGATGATTGGTGTTTGAGAATTGAGCTCGAGGCTTCTCATCTTCATCGGGATCAGACTCACAGTCCTCTCCATTCCAAATGCGAGGTTTAGGTCTTTTATCCATATCCTCTTCCTCCTATATCCAACCAATCCTCAATGAGATCACACAGCAGACTAAttcaagaaagagagagagagagagagagagagagagagtatcaGGAAAATAATTCAAGCCTTTTGGTTGACTGGTGACCACCAACCTCCTCTGGAACTTTTGTAATAGGTGGTGTTGTTTGAAATGGTACACTGGGTGCATGTGGTAACCTAGAAAGTTGCTCCAGTAGCATGTTCCTGAAAATTTTATATCAGCCAGAAATATCCATCAAACAAAAAGCAAATATAATCCATACAAGTTTACACTAATAATGGAAAGTTCGATACAAAAACCAAACAATAAAGCAAGGGACAGAGACTAAGCCATGGAaccaaaatgaaatataatctCTCTCCAGCGTTCAAGCACTCtagaaatttttttcctctGCTTAAGTTCCAAACACATGCTCGAAGGTCTATATTGGCAATAATTGCAGCAACAAGAAAAAGACCATTGAGTGTACAGGCCAAGAACAGCATGGATACCAATGATATGcatcaaaatgaaaatgaaacacaAGTAGATAAGACAGCAACATGGTGAACTGGGAAGCTGAGAGCTGTGAAGCAAATTTAAGATTTTCACACAACGGAGCTTCAAATGTAGAAGGTGAAGATAAAATTTCTAGAGTACAAATTAAGAACAAGAATGACTGCTGAATGAGGACATTAAAGCTTACACGGAGAGGACTCCAAATGTTGGAAGGAAACCAAGGTTGTGCACATGAGAATCCAGGATACCCAAACTTGAAGAGATGCCAAAGATTCAACAGAAGACATGCCAACTAAGATTATGGTTGTCCAATTCAAAGCATACAATACATTTTCTTTCATACAAACACTAGGGTATATATAATTACATAACAAATGCAACTCATAGCACTCCTATCTTAACATAGGTTTTCCCTGAGTGCCCCTTGTGCACCAAATGTTTGATCTACATATTCCATTTataggaagcaaaaaaaataaatattttctacaaCCCTGGATCACTGGAGTGTCCAAGTCTGACACATACATGGTCCCTCTTTATAAGTGTCGAtgctaaatttagaaatcaaaaCTGAAGTTTCTTATTTTGTAACtgtgaaatataaatttttaatagctAGTGTTTTGTTTGGCACATAGCAAAGGCCCAACTACATTAACTCCCAAAAAGATTCCTTGGTACAAACCGACATCCACCCTAGTATAGAAGATGAATTTGCCAAGTCATAGAATGTCTATAATGGCCTCCTTGGAATAACTTGGATTGATACACAGAATGTCTTGTAAGAAATGATCTGAGCACTTCAAGTAGCAAATTCCCTCAATGGAAAGTAGGAAAACCAACACCGAGTTTAAATCAATGAACCAGAAAACATCAAATGATGGAATTTCAATCCTGAACAACAAAAGCTGAACTTGGGTATTGCCAGGCACATGAAATTACTCACCCATCTATTCACTCCAAGTTCATATATAATGATGCAAGTCAAAAATAGAACTGCATTAATGAAACTACTAGATGGAGACATGTGATATGCATGTGATGCTAACATTTAGAATGATAAAGAGAAGGAAGCTGAACAAGAAATGTAggtgttataaaataaattagaaatatatcACATAAGGTGCAATAATTGAAGTTGAATGAGAAATGTATTGTGAAATGATAAGAATTTGAGAAAGGAAGCAAGGGTTGCTGGTTACTGGACGCTATTTCTTTGGCCCACCTGTGCActgtataatattttaaaaattaaataaaatatagtaaatATAATAGACAAATCCACAAAACATAGAAGAGAGAGAATCTCGTCATTCCCTCAATAAATAGCATAATGTCAATTCAACTATATCataagaaagagaaatagacccttttgttttgttttttgttttttttttataggaaacaacaaagaaatatattgatagaaataagaagtacaaaagaaggatgaggaatcctcccaccaaaaaaaaactaaacaacaagaatacaaaaacaagaagttaaaatgtaaaaacaacGAATCAATCTCTCTTTCCTGTTGGAGctacacactgctagccaatctagttgtaacacattaaggggaatgtCCTTAGAAACcatggaacaaaaagcccaaagagaagcaaggaagtgAATGGAATCTCATAGATTCTCTAAATTCCTAgctttatcctcaaatatcctagcatttctttcccgccacacaaaccaaattaaagcaatgcacgcagtttgccacaaaactatccctctcttggatattccaaaacctttataattgatgaacATCATGTCGGAAATGCTTCTCaagggaacccaatccatcttggctaactgaaataatctgtgtcACAACCCCATCATCCAagaacaatgtaggaaaagatgatttGCTGATTCTCTATGCTTCATACACAACTAACAAATGtcaggactaagagctttgtagggtcttctcattTGTAGCAAATCACTAGTATTTACCTttttgtgtgccactaaccaaacaaaggacttgactttaaaagagacttgagaattccatacaaacttagtagggaaaactggagATAAATCGGAAAAGTGAGACAAGGCTAGAAAAAAAGACCTGACTATAAATAaccctgaagaagataaagaccaggaTCTCACATCTGAAACCGATGGGGATAAATGCAAACAATAAAGTGAACACATGAGGATTTCTAAATCTTTTATCTTAGAATCAGAAAGGTTAcgacggaaattaaagttccaagagaaggggCCCTTTTGTTTATCACAGATGAGAAGCTAAAGGTCAtcaaaaaatttacaaaaacagCGAATTCATTTTTCCAAGAAGCAACATAACCAATCAAATAGAAGATACAAAGCCAAATTGTTATCATAAAGTTTTTCCTCAGCAAAACAGACCAGTGATTACCAAGTTGAAATGTGATCTTTATTTGGAATTCCATGATTGAGAATAGCAGATTGTCTTCACCTGTTAGAAAGCTCTATTTGGTAAAAAGATTTACTGACGTGTAAGGATAGGATCCAATGAGGGCAAGAGGCAAATAGATAGCTACAGTTCAAATATTACTTTGAGTTGAGACGTTACATAATGTCGTTGAAGGCAAATATCTGACAAGGATGGTCTGAAACCAGAAGATAAATTTTCCATATAACACTATTGTAAGAATTTTTCAGATGAAATTTACAAATTTAGGTTCAGAACAATAATACCACCATtcaagaatttatttaaaattattccaAAGTACAATCACTATCATTAATGGAGTTAGCACACAAAGTAGCAATGTCAGCACTAGAAATCACCTTATTTTCTCCAAATCTTTTGGCGAGTTTTGGTTCTCCATGTTGCATGGTTCAATATGTAGAGTATAATCTGGTCCAAAATACTCATAATATTCATTATAAGGCAATTTATTATCAGGTTCCACCCCAACTGCTACTGCCGTCTGCAAAAAACGTAACAGGTTTTAACTGAATGAAATTCAACACAAATATGTGATGCTATGTCAGGATTCAGAAGGAAAAGTGATTTAGACATATAAGCATGCATTCCCACACACATGACACCTGAGAGAAGGAGAGGGtgggggagagggagagagagagagagacctcATAGCACCAGCAACGGGCAACATTCCGGATTGTATACCCTCCTCCTCCCAAGACCATAAGAGGAACATTGAAAGATCTAAGAAAACGAAGGCAATCTGCATGACCATTCACAGACAAATTGAAGCATCCCAACCTATCACCAGACAAAGAATCAGCTCCACATTGGAGAACAACTGCATCTGGCTGATAAACCGCCATGACTTTTTGAATAATGGGCCGAAATAGACCACGAAAACTCTCATCATCCATTCCATCATTTAAAGGAACATTCAGGGCATAGTACTTCCCAGGCCCCACCCCTATGTCTCTAATGTGCCCGGTCCCTGGAAAGAAATCCCCAAATTTGTGGAAAGACACAGTCATGACTCTGTCAGTGGTGAAAAATGCCTCCTCAACACCATCTCCATGGTGGATGTCAATATCTACATATAATACACGCTGCCAATGCAATTGAGCAGATCAGATAACCAAAGAATCTAGGATAACCAAAAAATTTCAGGATggcaatattaaaaaataaaataaaatctagaaACTGAAAATCAGAATAACAGGAGAATGAAAAGATGTACAAGAGTGTATTTTATGCTTCTGCAGTTAGAAATATTTACACCAAACTGAAGCAGAAATATAAGAGAATGAGATTGCACAACAAAATTAGCATTTTGCCCAAAAATCCAAAGTTTTCTGCACACTACAATTCAATAGGGATATATCCTTTGATACCCAGACTCTTTAACTTCACATAGGGCACCCGTGTCCACATCATACAAGATAGATGTGTGGCTATGGGATCCTTATAAACTACCCCTGTTTTGCTTCAGATATGGctggtttaatttttattttattttttttccaacttcCTTACTTccacaaaacaacaaaaaagaacCCAACAAGTTGTGAGCTAGAATATTTCCATGATGGAAGAACTTTAAACAAgggaacaaaagaaaataatacatCTAAATAACTATTAAAAACAGATCATTACAATAAAAAGTTTAGCTTGATTAATTTCATGATAAGTaccatagttgttaaaaacttacgaTACATGATATgatacattttttatgaaaattaatatatatcacaatttgttttttattttttaagcatATCTAATGACTCGTATATGATACACCATACAATACATGATACAACGATACATACTCCctcaactatttttcataatttttaagaaaaatcaaattcaaaaaaaaaattattaaaagaactattatattaattatttaaaatatatagaaagGTTAGGAATTGatcataaaataaagagaaacataaaataatCTTGCATGAAAAGTTACATTCTTGTCATCAAAGTATTGGAAGTTAAAGTAAATTTATTCTCACAATGAATATTGGAAAAGTTCTATTTGAATGTTGACAATGGTGATTGGTGAATAAAAGCTTTTACGTaattcggttttttttttttcttttttggtgggGAAGGAATGATGACAAAcatgaaaagttaaaattttgaagataaTACATAAAGACCTATATATCAACAACACATATAAGTATATATgtcaaattagaaattgaaactAAAAATCACatctaaaaattgaaaaagttcaTTTTTGTGGATTTTGTGATGAAACTCATATTGTGCTAAACTTAACTTTTCAAGACCAACCACTTCCTAATTTCTAATATATGCATGCAGTCCCATGGATCTCTTAAGGATGATGTTCAAGTTGGCTCCTCATCCTTGATAGATTTCATTGAGTGGTTGAGCACTGAATACTAGATTGGGATTGTAATTattgattgtttcttttttctcagATGTATACTTCTCATGCACTATGTGTTCCTCTTTTTGATTGGCGCTTttaatatatatcattttcttattaaaaaaaatttaagactctagtattcaatattttcatatgttataatataatttaactaTTTAAATCCTACTATCTTTcatgaaattagttttattttactCTATATTTCATTCTTCCAATATGTAAGTAcatgtatttatatttttttctatttatttttcgatacataaaaaaaataaaaaaaataaaaagcgcAACAcgtaatactaaaaaaatagaaaaacgacACACAATACATTTTAGGAGTTAACAACTATGATAACTACCAATATCAATAACAATGACAATGAAGAAAACTCCAATGAGGAAAATGCATGTCGAAAAACTGTACAACCACCAGTATCAAACATAAGCATATTaacattataatataatatccCATCAATTTACCTCATAATTTAAAACCAGAAGCAAAATAACAAGGACATGAACACGTAGAAAAAATAAACTGTTTAATATGAACAATTTATAAATCTTCATTCTTTGATCTATATGATCCAACAGGTTCAAATAGGTTCCAATAAGGCAGCATCATCTGACAATGTTAAAATCACGTTAATCAATACATAAGATGGAGTAAAACCCTCAGATCATAAGAACTATCCTATAAACTACAAATAACACTCTTTTTATATATAGCTAGTGGATATCCAAAAGTCTCAATGGTAATCCAATTCAATACACATCATCTTGTAAATATTCATAATGTTTACTAAAGTTATGTTTGGCTCCtcgaaaatactaaggaaaagaaaaaaaatgtttaaaaaaattattttctcatgtttggttttattatgtaaaatacaaaagaaaatcaaatatgattaacaTTAGTTAAAAACCCATGCATTCTTATCAAAGTTTTTGGGAACCAAGCATAGCCTAAAAGAATTACAACATATaagaatcaattttaaatcatgTTGTCTAATCTCTACTGGGAAGTTGTGGACATA of Vitis vinifera cultivar Pinot Noir 40024 chromosome 17, ASM3070453v1 contains these proteins:
- the LOC100244903 gene encoding histone deacetylase 6, yielding MEDGIGGASLPSGPDAKKRRVCYFYEPTIGDYYYGQGHPMKPHRIRMAHNLVVHYALHRRMEINRPFPAGPDDIRRFHSDDYVDFLASVTPDSLHDHAHSRYLKRFNVGEDCPVFDGLFGFCQASAGGSIGAAVKLNRRDADIALNWAGGLHHAKKSEASGFCYVNDIVLGILELLKVHRRVLYVDIDIHHGDGVEEAFFTTDRVMTVSFHKFGDFFPGTGHIRDIGVGPGKYYALNVPLNDGMDDESFRGLFRPIIQKVMAVYQPDAVVLQCGADSLSGDRLGCFNLSVNGHADCLRFLRSFNVPLMVLGGGGYTIRNVARCWCYETAVAVGVEPDNKLPYNEYYEYFGPDYTLHIEPCNMENQNSPKDLEKIRNMLLEQLSRLPHAPSVPFQTTPPITKVPEEEEEDMDKRPKPRIWNGEDCESDPDEDEKPRAQFSNTNHHPTSNVEMRGVTGKIKEEKTT